The following are encoded in a window of Rosa chinensis cultivar Old Blush chromosome 4, RchiOBHm-V2, whole genome shotgun sequence genomic DNA:
- the LOC112198235 gene encoding small nuclear ribonucleoprotein E → MASTKVQRIMTQPINLIFRFLQSKARIQIWLFEQKDVRIEGRIIGFDEYMNLVLDDAEEVSIKKNTRKTLGRILLKGDNITLMMNTGK, encoded by the exons ATGGCGagcaccaaagtccagcggattATGACACAGCCTATT AACTTGATTTTCAggttcctccaaagt AAAGCTCGGATTCAGATTTGGCTCTTTGAGCAGAAAGACGTCAGGATTGAAGGCCGCATTATT GGATTTGATGAGTACATGAATCTGGTTCTGGATGATGCAGAAGAAGTCAGCATCAAGAAAAACACCAGGAAGACATTAG GAAGGATTCTTCTTAAAGGTGACAACATTACTCTGATGATGAACAC GGGGAAATGA